TCATTTTTTAAAAGTATATTATTTTTTAATTCTTTTTTAGAAATATAATTATGTAAAATTGACATGATAGACTCACATTATTTTAAAAAATAATATTACATTTAATTAAAGAAACATTATTATTGATTGTCATAAAATGAACCATTAAAAATTTCTATTTGATAAGATAATTTTGAATATATTTCATTTAAATTTTTTAATTTTTCTTTTTCTTTTTCAATAATATGTTGCGGTGCATAATATAAAAAATCTTTATTTAAAAATTTTTTTTCTATAAATGAAATTTTTAATTTTATGTTTTTTATTTCTTTATTTAATCTGTTTAACTCAACTTTTTTATCTACTACTTTAAGTAAAGGGATTAAAACTTCCACTCCATCAATGATTTTCTTTATAGATAAAAAAGGTTCCTTATATGATTGAGAAACCATTTTAATTTTATCTAAATGGCCTATATTTTTTAACAATAAAAAATTTTCTTGAATAATTTTTTCTTGATCGAGAGAAACATTTTTTAAAAATAATGATAAAAATTTTTTAGAACCAATATTCATTTCAGCTCTAATATTTCTTAAAAAAATTATTATTTTTTTAATCCAGTTCATATGTAATACAACTTTTTCATTACAAAATAAATTGTTGTATTTTGGAAAAGACTGAAGCATAATTGTTTTTTCTTTAATATTTTTAATTTTTTTTATACGCTGCCAAATAGATTCAGTAATAAAAGGAATAATTGGATGTAGTAATTTTAAAAGTTCTTCTAAAATATAAACTAAAATATTTTTAGTAAAATATATATCTTCAGACGAACCAAATTTTATAATTAATTTAACAAATTCTAAATACCAATCGCAAAACGTATTCCAAGTAAAATCATATAAAACATTTGCTGAAATATCAAACCGATAGTTATCTAATGAATCTCTATATAATTTTACTGTATTATTAAACTCTATTAATATCCATTTGTTTATAAAGAGCATATTATTTATTTGAAAATGAAAAAAACAGTGATCTTTAGTATGTATTAAAACAAATCGACTAGCGTTCCAAAGTTTATTACAGAAATTTCGGTATCCTTTTAATCTACTCATATCCCATTTTATATCACGCGTATTAGAAGCGAGAGCACAAAAAGTGAAACGTAGTGCATCTGTACCTGTTGGACTAATTCCATTAGGAAACTGATTTATAGTACGTTTTTTAATTCGATCAAATAATTGTGGTTGTAATAAATTATTTGTTCTTTTTTTGATCAAATCATTTAACGAAATACCATCTATCATATCTAAAGGATCAATGACATTTCCTTTTGATTTTGACATTTTTTGACCTTCTTCATCACGTATTAGACCCGTAATATAAACATCTTTAAAAGGAATATGAGATACACCAAGATTATCTTTAATAAGATACATAGTTAACATAATCATTCTAGCAATCCAGAAAAAGATAATGTCAAAACCGCTAACCAATACATTAGTTGGATGAAAAATTTTTAAAAATTCTGTTTTTTTAGGCCATCCTAATGTAGAAAAAGTCCATAATCCAGAAGAAAACCAAGTATCTAAAACATCTTCATCTTGAGTTAATATTATATCATTTGATATTTTATATTTTTTTCGTATTTCATTTTCGCTGTGTCCGACATATATATTTTTTTGGTAATCATACCAAACTGGAATACGATGGCCCCACCATAATTGACGTGAAATACACCAATCTTCAATGTTATTCATCCAAGATAAATACATAGCTTTATATTGTGATGGAATAAAATTAACTTTTTTATCTTTAACTGCAGAAATAGCTAAATTAGCTAATTTTGATGTTTTTAAATACCATTGATTAGTTAACATGGGCTGAATAATTACACCACTTCTATCACTATGAGGTGTAAGAATATCACATTCCTCAATTTTTTCTAGAAGCCCTATTTTTTGTATTTCTTTAATAATTTTTACTCTAGCAGAAATAATATCTAAATTTTGAAATTTAGCTGGAACTGATAAACTATATATTTTAGATATTTCACCTTTGTGATCATAAACATCAAAATGAGTTTTAATTTTACCATTAAAAGTAAAAATATTAATCATTGGTAATTTATGACGTAACCCAATTTTATAATCATTAAAATCATGTGCTGGCGTAATTTTTACACAACCTGTTCCTTTTGTTATATCTGCATGTTGATCTCCAATAATAGGTATAATTCTATTAACTAAAGGACACATAACAAATTGACCAATAAATTGATTATAATTTTGGTCTTCTGGATTAACAGCTAAAGCTGTATCTCCTAGTAAAGTTTCAGGTCTAGTTGTAGATACTATTAAATACTTAATG
This region of Buchnera aphidicola (Aphis craccivora) genomic DNA includes:
- a CDS encoding valine--tRNA ligase; amino-acid sequence: MEKTYNPKDIEEPLYNFWEKNGYFKPNNNLNQPSFCIMMPPPNITGNLHMGHAFQQTIMDILIRYNRMQGKNTLWQVGTDHAGIATQILVERQIYLKEHKTKKDYNRNDFIKKIWLWKKKYNLIVTKQMRRLGNSVDWDREKFTLDPDICHSVKEAFIIFYKNNLIYQKKRLVHWDSKLETVISDLEVEHRLIKSNKWFIRYPIVCNKKKNNNLIKYLIVSTTRPETLLGDTALAVNPEDQNYNQFIGQFVMCPLVNRIIPIIGDQHADITKGTGCVKITPAHDFNDYKIGLRHKLPMINIFTFNGKIKTHFDVYDHKGEISKIYSLSVPAKFQNLDIISARVKIIKEIQKIGLLEKIEECDILTPHSDRSGVIIQPMLTNQWYLKTSKLANLAISAVKDKKVNFIPSQYKAMYLSWMNNIEDWCISRQLWWGHRIPVWYDYQKNIYVGHSENEIRKKYKISNDIILTQDEDVLDTWFSSGLWTFSTLGWPKKTEFLKIFHPTNVLVSGFDIIFFWIARMIMLTMYLIKDNLGVSHIPFKDVYITGLIRDEEGQKMSKSKGNVIDPLDMIDGISLNDLIKKRTNNLLQPQLFDRIKKRTINQFPNGISPTGTDALRFTFCALASNTRDIKWDMSRLKGYRNFCNKLWNASRFVLIHTKDHCFFHFQINNMLFINKWILIEFNNTVKLYRDSLDNYRFDISANVLYDFTWNTFCDWYLEFVKLIIKFGSSEDIYFTKNILVYILEELLKLLHPIIPFITESIWQRIKKIKNIKEKTIMLQSFPKYNNLFCNEKVVLHMNWIKKIIIFLRNIRAEMNIGSKKFLSLFLKNVSLDQEKIIQENFLLLKNIGHLDKIKMVSQSYKEPFLSIKKIIDGVEVLIPLLKVVDKKVELNRLNKEIKNIKLKISFIEKKFLNKDFLYYAPQHIIEKEKEKLKNLNEIYSKLSYQIEIFNGSFYDNQ